The genomic interval GTTACAGCTATGTTATCACTGGCAGCTGCATGTTCATCAGCAGGGGTTATAGTCCTGTATGCAAGAGACTTGGACTTCTGCAGGGCTCAAGCTCATTTACCCTGCAGGCGATATGAAATATCTATAATTTTGGCATTCATCACATGGGTTCTGATTGCAATGTCATCTCATGTCATGTTCTGGATCTTAGCCTCTTTCTGAAGGGCCAAGGGCCCGGCGGTTCCCAAACCCATGCTCAACAATGAACATACACGCACATAATAGTATCTCCTATTTGACATGTAaatgcttctttttctttttcttccctaTGCCttaatttttgacaattttggAGAACTGGAAAAGTTTTGCTTATGCACATTAAGGATTTTTGTTTTAGTAATCAATTTCATTCAAATATTACTTGTTCTCAACCATTAACAAACAATATTATCAAATTCATGTGGACCCCATGTTGGCTTGGGTCGTGTTTTTGGGATCTTAAATAAGGTCTTGAATTGAAAGGCATGTgacctttcttttcttacatCTCCCAACAGACATTCTGTATAATGTGGAATGGTGTTTTGTCTGAACAAGAGACAGGTACTAGTGTCATGATCCACTCCAGCTTGTAAAATATTGTTCTTTCTGACTCGTCAGGTCTCACACTTGTCTCACAAAAAGtgtttcacattttcttccaCTTTAACACAGCTCAGTATCCTCAGCTATACATTATTAGTATTTTCAAAGCCTGTCACAGTCTATGTTGTTCGTTTTCATCTATTGGAACTCATGATTTTATCTTACAAAAGATGTCTTACatattaaaaatgatgttaacattTAAGTATTTAATCACACTTTAGTATAAAATCGACTTATCCTTTACAACTTACCAATGGAATATGTTTCAAAAGTATGAATTTGGTGGTTTAGATTTCATCTTGAAATACCTTTTCCAGGGCCGTTGATCATCCTGAAGAAAACATGGTTTAGGCTTATAACAATCAGTTATATGACAGAAGGTCCCAAGTCCCAACCCAAATGCCAAATGTGGCATCTAGAGAATGCACAAAATCTGTCCGAAGAGTATCATTCTGAGAGAGAGACACAGGCACTCCACAACaatataaaagattaaaaatgcAATTAACTTAATCAATATATAGCTTAAGTGTATACAATGTCATGTATTTGTTGTCtccattttccctttttcttgagTTTTGGTCAATGGCATTCCAAAAAAAATGAGGCTTGTCCTTCACAAATCCGTGAGGTTGCCTCTGCATCTGTCCTCCATTAGCAAAATGCCTACTGCTCTCCCTGAGTCTACAAGCCAATCAGCCACTCACCCCTCGAACTTATTCCAACTGGAGTTTTACCTaataaacaagaaagaaaagcagAAAAAGGGGCAAGGTAGACAACCAAATTGCAGTGTTAAACTCTCAAAATGCTGATTCCAAGTTCCCCATTGTGATCACATGACAATTTCTGGCTTCAAAATGCTAGACTTTATCTCCTTGTGAGGCAGGACAACACCTCCATTGCTGTAAACTTCATCTCCAAGATGAACATCTTCTCCTAAGATTGTCATGTTTTCCACCCGAGCCCACCTTCCAACAGTGGAATGCCAGCCAATAATGCTACTGGAGATGCAAGCATGCTTCTTGATGCGAACTCCACGCATTATGGTACAGCGTGACAGCCTAACCCCAGACTCAATGATGCATCCAGGACCAATGGCTACGTCAGGTCCTATGAGACACCCTTGACCAATTACAGCACTCTTGTCTACCAAAACATTTCCAACAATGTTAGATCCAGCTTCCAATTCCGCAGAGGATTTTTTACGCAAAGAATCAAGGTATAATCTCAGGCCGGTAATATAATCCTTTGGTTGTCCTATGTCCATCCAGAACCCAGGTAGCACCATAGCATAAAGCTTATTCTCTCCCGCAATCATTGGGAAGACCTCTTTCTCAATTGAGGTGGGTCGCAGTTCAATTCGGTCAAGAACAGATGGGTTCAACAAGTAGATTCCAGCATTGATTTTGTTACCTACAAATATCTTTGGTTTCTCAACAAACTTTTCAACTTTGCCTGTAGTCTCTTCCATAACCACAACACCATATTTTGATGGCTCATCCACCTTCAAACAAAAGTAAGATCCTTTTAGTAAGGCAAAATGGTTTAGTCCTTGACTAAGAACAAGAATGTGAAATCCA from Theobroma cacao cultivar B97-61/B2 chromosome 5, Criollo_cocoa_genome_V2, whole genome shotgun sequence carries:
- the LOC18597695 gene encoding mannose-1-phosphate guanylyltransferase 1, with protein sequence MKALILVGGFGTRLRPLTLSVPKPLVDFANKPMILHQIEALKAIGVTEVVLAINYQPEIMLNFLKEFEKKLDIKITCSQETEPLGTAGPLALARDKLIDGSGEPFFVLNSDVISEYPLKEMIDFHKGHGGEASIMVTKVDEPSKYGVVVMEETTGKVEKFVEKPKIFVGNKINAGIYLLNPSVLDRIELRPTSIEKEVFPMIAGENKLYAMVLPGFWMDIGQPKDYITGLRLYLDSLRKKSSAELEAGSNIVGNVLVDKSAVIGQGCLIGPDVAIGPGCIIESGVRLSRCTIMRGVRIKKHACISSSIIGWHSTVGRWARVENMTILGEDVHLGDEVYSNGGVVLPHKEIKSSILKPEIVM